Proteins from a genomic interval of Siniperca chuatsi isolate FFG_IHB_CAS linkage group LG10, ASM2008510v1, whole genome shotgun sequence:
- the smim29 gene encoding small integral membrane protein 29 gives MNSTTQPPAIIDGDVAVGYVLVPFFLITIIGIAAAVVMYIRKKRRIDRLRHQLLPVYTYDPSEELNEAEQEMLWREEDTRVVQGWARSYQHRRPLLTKDVNA, from the exons ATGAACAGCACTACTCAGCCCCCTGCCATCATAGATGGGGATGTGGCAGTCGGCTATGTGTTAGTGCCATTTTTCCTCATCACCATCATTGGAATAGCTGCAGCTGTG GTCATGTATATTCGTAAGAAAAGGAG AATTGACAGACTCCGTCATCAGCTGTTACCAGTATACACATATGATCCTTCAGAGGAACTTAATGAAGCTGAACAAGAAATGTTGTGGAGAGAAGAGGACACAAGG GTTGTACAAGGTTGGGCCAGGAGTTATCAACACCGACGCCCTCTTCTGACCAAAGACGTCAATGCATGA
- the hmga1a gene encoding high mobility group AT-hook 1a isoform X1 codes for MSDKGTVSPKEKEATEKRGRGRPRKQPQVNTSDEPSGSPTPKRPRGRPKGSKNKTTGKGKKATAAPSAGGKRRGRPKKEEKEEKASQESSEEEEEEEDQ; via the exons ATGAGCGACAAGGGGACAGTCTCACCGAAAGAGAAGGAGGCAACAGAGAAGAGGGGGCGTGGGAGACCCCGCAAGCAGCCCCAGGTAAATACCTCTGAC GAACCAAGTGGGTCCCCTACTCCAAAGAGGCCCAGAGGACGGCCGAAgggcagcaaaaacaaaacgaCCGGCAAGGGCAAA AAGGCGACAGCAGCCCCATCTGCAGGGGGGAAACGCAGGGGAAGACCTAAGAAGGAG gagaaagaagagaaggcgTCCCAGGAATcatctgaggaggaggaagaagaagaggaccaGTAA
- the hmga1a gene encoding high mobility group AT-hook 1a isoform X2, translating to MSDKGTVSPKEKEATEKRGRGRPRKQPQEPSGSPTPKRPRGRPKGSKNKTTGKGKKATAAPSAGGKRRGRPKKEEKEEKASQESSEEEEEEEDQ from the exons ATGAGCGACAAGGGGACAGTCTCACCGAAAGAGAAGGAGGCAACAGAGAAGAGGGGGCGTGGGAGACCCCGCAAGCAGCCCCAG GAACCAAGTGGGTCCCCTACTCCAAAGAGGCCCAGAGGACGGCCGAAgggcagcaaaaacaaaacgaCCGGCAAGGGCAAA AAGGCGACAGCAGCCCCATCTGCAGGGGGGAAACGCAGGGGAAGACCTAAGAAGGAG gagaaagaagagaaggcgTCCCAGGAATcatctgaggaggaggaagaagaagaggaccaGTAA